A DNA window from Gigantopelta aegis isolate Gae_Host chromosome 4, Gae_host_genome, whole genome shotgun sequence contains the following coding sequences:
- the LOC121372128 gene encoding trace amine-associated receptor 13c-like, with amino-acid sequence MSFRNDNASDSAGPCTNFYIRENRTTTQTSTANDSFTDEHPLPVWSRALVVIAVTTFIIISNIINVVVLRRIDGIPRIARVCLINLGLADLTVGVITCLLAVVPAFLGRWPYGDVVCQVSSVVHGSSATVSVWTLSIISVDRYIALVKPLKYPLWMSLKRVFAVITVTWIVAIGMFVAPIPTKSEFNYYQYSRVEIMCGLYWEYPLFGIVTVAVVHVASAAVIVGCTIRIALSICRVKKILNSTGNDAKPIFKRRRELKAVRTLVITALTFFLFWGPYVVSILMYSFDGKTRVPPIAEFVFVWMANSNSFVNVVIYSYLYESFRDQIKLLVACLFPLKLKVKECTVYGRVTKQRDGGYEVPVCRLGSMLLVGDAVVAELHWRALEMLMSWRLVIAINAGPTCILFVLTRIT; translated from the exons ATGTCCTTTCGAAACGACAACGCATCTGATTCAGCTGGCCCATGTACCAATTTCTACATCCGTGAAAACCGCACCACGACTCAAACCAGTACCGCCAACGACTCTTTCACGGACGAACATCCACTGCCGGTGTGGTCGCGAGCGCTTGTCGTCATCGCGGTGACGACATTCATCATCATCTCCAACATCATCAACGTGGTCGTCTTGCGACGGATTGACGGAATTCCCCGAATCGCCAGGGTGTGTCTGATAAACCTGGGTCTCGCCGACCTGACCGTCGGGGTGATCACGTGTCTGCTGGCCGTCGTGCCCGCCTTTCTAGGACGATGGCCGTACGGCGACGTCGTGTGTCAGGTATCCAGCGTCGTGCACGGCAGTTCCGCCACTGTTTCTGTGTGGACTCTATCCATCATCAGCGTCGACCGCTACATCGCCCTGGTGAAGCCGTTGAAGTACCCGCTGTGGATGTCGTTAAAACGCGTCTTCGCTGTGATCACCGTGACGTGGATTGTAGCCATCGGTATGTTCGTCGCACCAATACCGACAAAATCAGAATTCAACTACTACCAGTACAGCAGAGTTGAAATAATGTGCGGTCTGTACTGGGAGTACCCGCTGTTTGGCATCGTCACAGTTGCCGTCGTACACGTTGCGTCAGCCGCAGTCATCGTTGGGTGCACAATCAGAATTGCGCTGTCCATCTGCCGAGTGAAGAAGATCCTAAACTCGACGGGGAACGACGCCAAGCCAATCTTCAAACGACGGCGAGAACTGAAGGCCGTGAGGACGCTGGTAATAACGGCCTTGACCTTCTTCCTCTTCTGGGGGCCGTACGTGGTCAGTATTCTGATGTACTCGTTTGACGGGAAGACACGAGTTCCGCCGATAGCCGAGTTCGTGTTCGTGTGGATGGCGAATAGTAACAGCTTCGTCAACGTCGTTATCTATTCCTACCTCTACGAGTCGTTCAGGGATCAAATCAAACTGTTAGTGGCGTGTCTTTTTCCG ttaaagttaaaggtaAAGGAATGCACGGTCTACGGACGCGTAACAAAGCAGCGCGACGGCGGCTACGAAGTGCCCGTGTGCAGACTCGGATCCATGTTGCTTGTTGGAGATGCTGTTGTAGCTGAGCTGCATTGGAGGGCTCTGGAGATGTTAATGTCTTGGCGTCTGGTGATAGCAATAAACGCAGGCCCCACGTGCATACTGTTCGTATTAACGCGAATCACGTGA